CGACGAGCAGGAATCCGAATGTGGCCCGGTGTACGACGCCACGGCGGCAGCGCTGTCCGACGCGGTCGGGCGCACCACCGACCCGTTGGCCGTCCGCTACGTCAAGGGCGCCGCCCGGCTGGTCAAGTACCTCGCAGAAGTGGACCGGGTCGGCGCGCAGGTCGACGCGGCCGAACTCGCCGAGCTGGCCGAAATGCTCGGTGCCACCCCGTCATCGGTGCCGTCGGGACGTGCCGCGCTCGCGGAACGGGTCGCCCGCGGCGAGCTCGACGAGCGCGACTACGTCACCCAGCTGTGGCGCGGCATCAAGCGCGACGACTACCTCACCAGAACGGCGTCCGGCGCGTTGCGGCGTCGGACCTGGCCCGAACTTCACGATTCCAGCGAAACAGGAGTGCAGCGATGGGTATCGCCATCACCGAAGACCACCGTGAGCTAGCCGAGGTCGCCCGGTCCTTCCTTCAGGCGCGCGGGGTGCGTGCCGCGGCCAGAGCGCTGCTGGACGCCGACACCGAATCGCGGCCCGACTTCTGGTCCGAACTGGCCGGGCTCGGGTGGCTCGGACTGCATGTGCCGGAGGAGTACGGCGGTTCTGGGTGCGGACTGGCCGAACTCGTCGTGGTGACAGAGGAATTCGGTCGTGCGGTGGCGCCCGGACCGTTCGTCCCCACGGTGATCGCGTCGGCGATCATCTCGACGGCGGGCACCGACGAGCAACGTCAACGGTGGCTGCCCGGCTTGGTGGACGGTACGTCGACCGCGGGGGTCGGCTTCAACGCCTCTCTGACGCTCGACGGTTCGCGCTGTTCGGGCGACGCGGGCGTGGTGCTGGGTGCCGGGGTGGCCCATGTGCTGGTGTTGACGGTCGGCGATGACGTGCTGGTGCTCCCGGCCGGGACCGACGGGGTCACCGTCGACCTGAAAACCAACCTCGATCCCACCCGACGTGCTGCACGCGTCACGCTGACTGACGTCGAGGTCGGCGCCGCCGAGCTATTGCCGGGCGCGGCGGGGATCGCCCGCGCGATCGCCAGGACCATCCTGGCCGCGGAAGCCGTTGGGGCCGCCCATGATTGCCTCGACACGGCCGTCGAGTACGCCAAGGTGCGTGAGCAGTTCGGCCGCACCATCGGCACCTTCCAGGCGGTCAAGCATCATCTGGCCAACATGCTGGTCGCCGCTGAATCAGCCGGCGCCACCGTATGGGACGCGGCGCGGGCCGCCGAGGCGGGGGAGCAGGAGTTCGCGCTCATGGCGGCATGTGCGGCGACGCTGGCCTTCCCGGCCTACGTGCACAACGCCGAACTGAACATCCAGGTACACGGCGGCATCGGATTCACGTGGGAGCACGACGCGCACCTGCATCTGCGGCGTGCGATCACGCTGCGCGGCCTGCTCGGTGGGCACGACGCGCCGCTCGACGTCTACGAGCTGACCGCCAAGGGCGTCGTCCGGGAGAACTCGATCGACCTGCCGCCCGAAGCGGAGGAGTTGCGCCACCGGATCCGCGCCGAGTTCGCATCCTGGTCCGGTCTGGAGCCGAAAGAGCTGCGCGAGAAGATGATCGAAACCGGTTACATCATGCCGCACTGGCCGACGCCGTGGGGTCGGGCCGCCGGCGCGGTGGAGCAACTGGTCATCGAGCAGGAGATGGCCGCGGCCGGCATCAAACGACCGGAGTTCGGCATCACCAGCTGGGTGGTGCTGACGATGATCCAGCACGGCACCGCCGATCAGATCGAACGACTGGTGCGCCCGGCGCTGACCGGTGAGCACGTGTGGTGCCAGCTGTTCTCCGAACCCGGCGCCGGATCGGACGCGGCGGCGGTCAGCACCAAGGCCACCCGCACCGACGGTGGTTGGATCATCAACGGCCAGAAGGTCTGGACCAGCGGCGCGCAGTATTGCCGCTACGGCCTGGCGACCGTGCGCACCGATCCGTCCGCCGCCAAACACGCGGGCATCACCACCGTCATCATCGACATGAACGCACCTGGGGTCGAAGTCCGCCCACTGCGCCAGATCACCGGCGGGTCGGAGTTCAACGAGGTGTTCTTCAATGACGTCTTCGTGCCCGACCGCGACGTGGTCGGCGAACCCAACGACGGGTGGCGCGTGGCGCGCGCGACGCTCGGCAACGAACGGGTCAGCATCGGCGGCGGGCTACCCGGCAGTCAGGGCGCCGCCGCCATGGTGGTCGATCTGACACAGCGCTACGGCGACCGGGTGGCGGCCGCACGCGAGCGAGCAGGCAGGTTCCTTGCCGACGACCACGCGTTGCGGCTACTGAACCTGCGTCGGGCGGCGCGCAGCGTGGTCGGCGCCGAACCCGGCCCCGAGGGCAACGTCACCAAGCTGCTGATCGCCGAGCACGTCGTGGAGCGGGCACGGTTGTCGGCGGAATTGGTCGGGCCCGACGTCGCGCTGGTCAGCGGACCCGGCAAGTATCCGGGGTTCATGATGCTGGCCTCCCGCGGAATGACCATCGCGGGCGGCACCTCGGAGATCACGCGCAATCAGATCGCCGAGCGCATCCTCGGATTGCCCCGGGACCCGCTGATCAAGTGACCGGCACGAACACCGGGACCCAGGCGTCATCCTGCTGTACGAACCGGACCTCGACCGGCATGCCGGAGCGCACCGATTCGGGGTCGCAGTCGACGACATTCGCGGCCAGCCTCAGGCCCGGCTGCTCGGCCAACTCGATCAGCGCAACCACGAATGGCGTTGGCACGCTGGGATTGAACTGCTGATGACACACCGTGAACGTGAACACGGTGCCGCGCCCGGACACCGCGACGAACTCCGGATCCGCATCGCACGTCGGGCATGCCGACCGTGGGGGATGGAAGTACCGCTGGCACCGCGCGCAGTGTGCGATGAGCAGCCTGCCCTCGGCGCCCCCGGTCCAATAAGGACGCGAGGCGTCGTCGAGTGGCGGCAGCATGCGCGGGGCGTGCAAGAAGTCCGAAGTAACCGATGTATCAGGCACGACATAAAAGTACACTGATTAAGTTTATTGGTCTCCAAGGAGGTTGAATGTCGGCCACCCCGGCGAGCGCACCGGTGATCTCGGGTGCCGGCATCTCCCGGATCGGGCGCCGCACCGGTATTCCGGCGCTGGATCTCACGGTTGAGTCCTGTGCCGCCGCCATCGCCGACGCGGGGTTGACGCCCGCCGACATCGACGCCGTGCTCACCATGGGCGACACTCCGGCCGATGAGGCGGCGAGGGCGCTGAGCATCGCGGAGGCCGGCGAGCAGGGTC
The nucleotide sequence above comes from Mycolicibacterium moriokaense. Encoded proteins:
- a CDS encoding acyl-CoA dehydrogenase; protein product: MGIAITEDHRELAEVARSFLQARGVRAAARALLDADTESRPDFWSELAGLGWLGLHVPEEYGGSGCGLAELVVVTEEFGRAVAPGPFVPTVIASAIISTAGTDEQRQRWLPGLVDGTSTAGVGFNASLTLDGSRCSGDAGVVLGAGVAHVLVLTVGDDVLVLPAGTDGVTVDLKTNLDPTRRAARVTLTDVEVGAAELLPGAAGIARAIARTILAAEAVGAAHDCLDTAVEYAKVREQFGRTIGTFQAVKHHLANMLVAAESAGATVWDAARAAEAGEQEFALMAACAATLAFPAYVHNAELNIQVHGGIGFTWEHDAHLHLRRAITLRGLLGGHDAPLDVYELTAKGVVRENSIDLPPEAEELRHRIRAEFASWSGLEPKELREKMIETGYIMPHWPTPWGRAAGAVEQLVIEQEMAAAGIKRPEFGITSWVVLTMIQHGTADQIERLVRPALTGEHVWCQLFSEPGAGSDAAAVSTKATRTDGGWIINGQKVWTSGAQYCRYGLATVRTDPSAAKHAGITTVIIDMNAPGVEVRPLRQITGGSEFNEVFFNDVFVPDRDVVGEPNDGWRVARATLGNERVSIGGGLPGSQGAAAMVVDLTQRYGDRVAAARERAGRFLADDHALRLLNLRRAARSVVGAEPGPEGNVTKLLIAEHVVERARLSAELVGPDVALVSGPGKYPGFMMLASRGMTIAGGTSEITRNQIAERILGLPRDPLIK
- a CDS encoding Zn-ribbon domain-containing OB-fold protein produces the protein MPDTSVTSDFLHAPRMLPPLDDASRPYWTGGAEGRLLIAHCARCQRYFHPPRSACPTCDADPEFVAVSGRGTVFTFTVCHQQFNPSVPTPFVVALIELAEQPGLRLAANVVDCDPESVRSGMPVEVRFVQQDDAWVPVFVPVT